From the bacterium genome, one window contains:
- a CDS encoding cold-shock protein: protein MPRGKVKWFNENKGFGFIEQENGEDVFVHYSVIEMEGFRTLPEGCEVEFESVSGEKGLQATKVIKL from the coding sequence ATGCCCAGGGGCAAGGTCAAGTGGTTCAATGAGAACAAAGGATTTGGTTTCATTGAACAGGAGAACGGCGAGGATGTGTTCGTACACTATTCCGTGATCGAAATGGAAGGTTTCAGAACCCTTCCTGAAGGATGCGAAGTGGAGTTCGAATCCGTTTCGGGCGAAAAAGGATTACAGGCAACCAAGGTAATCAAACTTTAG